From the genome of Streptomyces sp. NBC_01142:
GTCGCCTGTGAACTCACCGCACACGGACAGGCGCTCCTCGACGGCGCCACCGAAGGAAAGCGAGGGGCATGAGTCCGAAACGACCCAACACACTGCGGCCCGTACGCAGCGCGGCCCACCCCCTGTACATCCACTACTACGACGCCGACTGCACCGAACGGCTCCTGCCCGCCGACCAGGCCCGCGAGGTGCGCTTCGAGACCTGCATGCCGGCCCGCGACTTTCCCACCTACGAAGGACAGGAACACACCCCCGGCTCCTACTGGGCGGCCAGCAGCGACACGGTCCTGGACTACGAGAGCTTCCTGGAAGCCCGCTGGATGAAGCTCCTCGACTTCGACGCGAAGATCGCCTGCTTCGCGGCCCAGCCCTTCATCTTCGAGGGCATCGACGCCGACGGCTCCTGGACCCACTACCCGGACCTGTTCGTCCGCCGCAGTGACGGCTCCGTGCTGCTGCTGGACGTCAAGAACCCCGAACAGCTCGACAAGTCCAAAGTCCAGCTCCAGGCCCGCCGTAGCGCCACCGCATGCCAACAACTCGGCTGGGACTACCAGATGGTCGGCGAACCGGACGAGCAGCTGTGGGCCACCGTCGAATGGCTCGCCGGCTACCGCAGACCGCTGAACGCCGCCGCCCCCCTCGTGGACATCCTGCTCTTCCGCGCCCAGCACCCGGTCACCATCGCCGAGCTGCTCTCCATCTGGCCTGATCCGGATATCGAACGGGCCGTCACCTACCACCTCATGTGGCACGACCGCCTGCTGTTCGACCTCACCCGCCCGCTGCGCGACCACACCCAGGTGTGGGCCGCACCCGAACCGGAGCACACCTGATGGACCAGCGCCACCGCATCGCCGTCGAAGACTGGATCGATTTCGAGGAAGAACAGCACCAGGTCACCGGCATCACCGGCGCCCTGGTCCGCCTGCGCTCGATCTCCGGACGCCACCAGACGATCATGCTCAGCATCCTGCTGACCGACCCCACCTTCCGCACCCTGACCGCGCCGCCGGCCACCTCCGACAACGGCACCGCGGGCCTGGACCCCGGCGGCGTTCTGGCATCGCTGACGAACAAGCAGGCCCGCGACGACGCCCTGGAACTCGAAGCCCACCTGTACGAGGCCACCACCGGCTTCCGCTCCGGCTCCTCCTTCGACAAGGAGCCCGGCGAGCCCCGCCCCCAGTACCACCCCGACCTCCTGCTCTCCGAGCGAG
Proteins encoded in this window:
- a CDS encoding TnsA-like heteromeric transposase endonuclease subunit, which gives rise to MSPKRPNTLRPVRSAAHPLYIHYYDADCTERLLPADQAREVRFETCMPARDFPTYEGQEHTPGSYWAASSDTVLDYESFLEARWMKLLDFDAKIACFAAQPFIFEGIDADGSWTHYPDLFVRRSDGSVLLLDVKNPEQLDKSKVQLQARRSATACQQLGWDYQMVGEPDEQLWATVEWLAGYRRPLNAAAPLVDILLFRAQHPVTIAELLSIWPDPDIERAVTYHLMWHDRLLFDLTRPLRDHTQVWAAPEPEHT